Proteins from a genomic interval of Diospyros lotus cultivar Yz01 chromosome 6, ASM1463336v1, whole genome shotgun sequence:
- the LOC127803035 gene encoding sister chromatid cohesion 1 protein 3-like isoform X5 — protein sequence MKLFSQRELSGKGCLGTVWVAGHCFKRVKRDQIARINIPSCVDKILLDEVFVLTYRVLGYLLLGIVRMYAENIDSLLRDCERLMAKINNFVGGEKVNVHVEPIQVPLFSVTRPERFELDAFDLQITEDGNGVHDRPHEDLTLTDSWGNDGTVHSSFNKDHFDEDASHLEACSYSYTPVKDVLSPHFMWSGMTASASYNLRNSGESVEKLRGNNFFLEDRLDPMSPAGIDEELDLFRTLGEKDQTGEQIKFPGTNDINGAKEEPSCPVRSMDEEQSIITHSVKLPEIVSTGSKKCRIIRDESPASMATDVRCPYTSGATTEKFMVAQTPAVKERIGGSRKRKCLFDDDIVILPNKVIRKSIDDARDLIRKRKKVPLTALHAWKSYQINNLPQTFSEPLISGTSSELRSLFNGQKLNRPQTDIAPSTPVTLSTSVTVVEVPEDSDSDKVSHASSSDISEEEFPINYQEFDISPVSKQNAKVSLTLCPSASINLD from the exons ATGAAGCTATTCTCTCAGCGCGAGCTCTCTGGAAAGGGGTGTTTAGGCACCGTTTGGGTCGCCGGGCATTGTTTTAAAAGAGTGAAGAGAGATCAAATCGCTCGGATTAACATCCCTTCTTGTGTCG aTAAGATATTGCTAGATGAAGTCTTTGTTCTCACATATAGAGTACTAGGCTATCTTCTCCTAGGAATTGTAAGGATGTATGCGGAGAATATTGACTCTCTATTGCGTGACTGCGAACGTTTGATGGCTAAGATCAACAATTTTGTGGGAGGCGAAAAAGTTAATGTGCATGTTGAACCTATCCAAGTTCCTCTGTTCTCTGTCACCCGACCAGAGAGGTTTGAACTGGATGCTTTTGATCTTCAGATCACAGAAGATGGAAATGG TGTCCATGACAGACCTCATGAAGATCTTACTCTCACAG ATTCATGGGGAAATGATGGCACTGTTCATTCTTCATTTAACAAG GATCATTTTGATGAAGATGCTTCACATCTGGAGGCTTGCTCTTACAGTTACACTCCAGTTAAAGA TGTGCTTTCACCTCATTTCATGTGGAGTGGTATGACGGCAAGTGCATcatataatttaagaaattcaGGAGAAAGTGTAGAGAAACTTCGTGGAAATAACTTTTTCCTGGAAGACCGTCTCGATCCTATGTCACCTGCTGGGATTGATGAAGAACTAGATCTCTTTAGAACACTTGGTGAGAAGGATCAGACTGGAGAGCAGATAAAGTTTCCAGGCACCAACGACATTAATGGGGCCAAGGAAGAACCTTCTTGCCCTGTTAGATCGATGGATGAAGAGCAATCCATAATAACTCATTCCGTAAAGCTTCCAGAAATAGTATCAACAGGAAGTAAAAAGTGTCGGATTATTAGAGATGAAAGCCCAGCATCCATGGCCACTGATGTAAGGTGCCCATATACTTCAG GTGCTACTACAGAGAAATTTATGGTTGCTCAAACTCCAGCTGTTAAGGAGCGCATTGGGGGTTCAAGGAAGAGGAAATGTTTGTTTGACGACGACATTGTCATCTTGCCTAACAA GGTAATCCGGAAAAGCATTGATGATGCGAGAGACTTGATTCGTAAACGAAAGAAAGTTCCTCTTACTGCTCTCCATGCGTGGAAATCCTATCAAATCAACAATCTTCCTCAGACATTTTCGGAGCCTTTGATTTCCG GTACTTCATCAGAACTCAGGTCTCTATTTAATGGGCAGAAATTAAACAGACCTCAGACAGACATTGCTCCTTCAACACCAGTCACCCTCTCAACTTCCGTGACAGTTGTTGAGGTTCCTGAAGATAGTGACTCAGATAAAGTGAGCCATGCAAGCTCATCGGATATCTCGGAGGAAGAATTCCCAATTAATTATCAAGAGTTCGATATCAGCCCAGTAAGTAAG CAGAATGCAAAGGTTTCATTGACTCTATGCCCCTCTGCATCAATAAATTTGGACTAA
- the LOC127804672 gene encoding uncharacterized protein LOC127804672 isoform X2 has product MAAAAAQAYNGNLKKALAGLRRINLEGLRWRVFDAKGQVLGRLASQIATVIQGKDKPTYAPNRDDGDMCIVLNAKDISVTGRKMTDKIYHWHTGYVGHLKERSLKDQMAKDPTEVIRKAVLRMLPRNKLRDDRDRKLRIFAGGEHPFGDKPVEPFIMPPRQVREMRPRVRRAMIRAQKKAEQQQGSKNTGKSRKKEEDKAGVNV; this is encoded by the exons ATGGCGGCTGCTGCAGCCCAGGCTTACAATGGCAACTTGAAG AAAGCACTAGCTGGACTTAGGCGTATCAATTTGGAAGGTCTCCGATGGAGAGTGTTTGATGCCAAGGGGCAG GTCCTTGGGAGGTTAGCATCCCAAATAGCTACTGTAATTCAAGGGAAGGATAAGCCAACTTACGCACCTAATCGTGATGATGGCGATATGTGCATTGTGCTCAATGCAAAGGATATTTCAGTTACAGGGAGGAAAATGACAGACAAAATCTATCACTGGCATACAGG GTATGTGGGCCACCTTAAGGAACGAAGTTTAAAAGATCAGATGGCAAAGGATCCTACAGAAGTTATACGCAAAGCTGTTCTACGCATGCTTCCTAGAAATAAATTGCGTGAT GACAGAGATAGAAAGCTGAGGATATTTGCTGGGGGCGAGCATCCCTTCGGTGACAAGCCAGTTGAACCGTTTATCATGCCTCCTAGACAAGTACGAGAAATGCGTCCACGTGTAAGACGAGCCATGATTCGAGCCCAGAAGAAGGCTGAGCAACAACAGGGCTCTAAAAATACGGGAAAAAgcagaaagaaggaagaagataaGGCAGGCGTGAACGTTTGA
- the LOC127804672 gene encoding uncharacterized protein LOC127804672 isoform X1, which yields MLGSFVTSFRKLSTEEGLVTNTVVEYKALAGLRRINLEGLRWRVFDAKGQVLGRLASQIATVIQGKDKPTYAPNRDDGDMCIVLNAKDISVTGRKMTDKIYHWHTGYVGHLKERSLKDQMAKDPTEVIRKAVLRMLPRNKLRDDRDRKLRIFAGGEHPFGDKPVEPFIMPPRQVREMRPRVRRAMIRAQKKAEQQQGSKNTGKSRKKEEDKAGVNV from the exons ATGCTGGGGTCTTTTGTCACTTCATTTAGGAAACTGTCAACTGAGGAAGGCCTTGTAACAAATACTGTGGTTGAGTAT AAAGCACTAGCTGGACTTAGGCGTATCAATTTGGAAGGTCTCCGATGGAGAGTGTTTGATGCCAAGGGGCAG GTCCTTGGGAGGTTAGCATCCCAAATAGCTACTGTAATTCAAGGGAAGGATAAGCCAACTTACGCACCTAATCGTGATGATGGCGATATGTGCATTGTGCTCAATGCAAAGGATATTTCAGTTACAGGGAGGAAAATGACAGACAAAATCTATCACTGGCATACAGG GTATGTGGGCCACCTTAAGGAACGAAGTTTAAAAGATCAGATGGCAAAGGATCCTACAGAAGTTATACGCAAAGCTGTTCTACGCATGCTTCCTAGAAATAAATTGCGTGAT GACAGAGATAGAAAGCTGAGGATATTTGCTGGGGGCGAGCATCCCTTCGGTGACAAGCCAGTTGAACCGTTTATCATGCCTCCTAGACAAGTACGAGAAATGCGTCCACGTGTAAGACGAGCCATGATTCGAGCCCAGAAGAAGGCTGAGCAACAACAGGGCTCTAAAAATACGGGAAAAAgcagaaagaaggaagaagataaGGCAGGCGTGAACGTTTGA
- the LOC127803035 gene encoding sister chromatid cohesion 1 protein 2-like isoform X3, which yields MKLFSQRELSGKGCLGTVWVAGHCFKRVKRDQIARINIPSCVDKILLDEVFVLTYRVLGYLLLGIVRMYAENIDSLLRDCERLMAKINNFVGGEKVNVHVEPIQVPLFSVTRPERFELDAFDLQITEDGNGVHDRPHEDLTLTDSWGNDGTVHSSFNKDHFDEDASHLEACSYSYTPVKDVLSPHFMWSGMTASASYNLRNSGESVEKLRGNNFFLEDRLDPMSPAGIDEELDLFRTLGEKDQTGEQIKFPGTNDINGAKEEPSCPVRSMDEEQSIITHSVKLPEIVSTGSKKCRIIRDESPASMATDVRCPYTSEKFMVAQTPAVKERIGGSRKRKCLFDDDIVILPNKVIRKSIDDARDLIRKRKKVPLTALHAWKSYQINNLPQTFSEPLISGTSSELRSLFNGQKLNRPQTDIAPSTPVTLSTSVTVVEVPEDSDSDKVSHASSSDISEEEFPINYQEFDISPVSKEVVPYEEDYLGMKESSLRRTRTVARCLRKSFLHRETRSKTNAMNLIEALKGKTKSESARIFYEILVLKTGGCIDVEQSAPFDDILVVETPKLQQLCEESTS from the exons ATGAAGCTATTCTCTCAGCGCGAGCTCTCTGGAAAGGGGTGTTTAGGCACCGTTTGGGTCGCCGGGCATTGTTTTAAAAGAGTGAAGAGAGATCAAATCGCTCGGATTAACATCCCTTCTTGTGTCG aTAAGATATTGCTAGATGAAGTCTTTGTTCTCACATATAGAGTACTAGGCTATCTTCTCCTAGGAATTGTAAGGATGTATGCGGAGAATATTGACTCTCTATTGCGTGACTGCGAACGTTTGATGGCTAAGATCAACAATTTTGTGGGAGGCGAAAAAGTTAATGTGCATGTTGAACCTATCCAAGTTCCTCTGTTCTCTGTCACCCGACCAGAGAGGTTTGAACTGGATGCTTTTGATCTTCAGATCACAGAAGATGGAAATGG TGTCCATGACAGACCTCATGAAGATCTTACTCTCACAG ATTCATGGGGAAATGATGGCACTGTTCATTCTTCATTTAACAAG GATCATTTTGATGAAGATGCTTCACATCTGGAGGCTTGCTCTTACAGTTACACTCCAGTTAAAGA TGTGCTTTCACCTCATTTCATGTGGAGTGGTATGACGGCAAGTGCATcatataatttaagaaattcaGGAGAAAGTGTAGAGAAACTTCGTGGAAATAACTTTTTCCTGGAAGACCGTCTCGATCCTATGTCACCTGCTGGGATTGATGAAGAACTAGATCTCTTTAGAACACTTGGTGAGAAGGATCAGACTGGAGAGCAGATAAAGTTTCCAGGCACCAACGACATTAATGGGGCCAAGGAAGAACCTTCTTGCCCTGTTAGATCGATGGATGAAGAGCAATCCATAATAACTCATTCCGTAAAGCTTCCAGAAATAGTATCAACAGGAAGTAAAAAGTGTCGGATTATTAGAGATGAAAGCCCAGCATCCATGGCCACTGATGTAAGGTGCCCATATACTTCAG AGAAATTTATGGTTGCTCAAACTCCAGCTGTTAAGGAGCGCATTGGGGGTTCAAGGAAGAGGAAATGTTTGTTTGACGACGACATTGTCATCTTGCCTAACAA GGTAATCCGGAAAAGCATTGATGATGCGAGAGACTTGATTCGTAAACGAAAGAAAGTTCCTCTTACTGCTCTCCATGCGTGGAAATCCTATCAAATCAACAATCTTCCTCAGACATTTTCGGAGCCTTTGATTTCCG GTACTTCATCAGAACTCAGGTCTCTATTTAATGGGCAGAAATTAAACAGACCTCAGACAGACATTGCTCCTTCAACACCAGTCACCCTCTCAACTTCCGTGACAGTTGTTGAGGTTCCTGAAGATAGTGACTCAGATAAAGTGAGCCATGCAAGCTCATCGGATATCTCGGAGGAAGAATTCCCAATTAATTATCAAGAGTTCGATATCAGCCCAGTAAGTAAG GAGGTAGTTCCGTATGAAGAAGATTACTTGGGAATGA AAGAAAGCTCGCTTAGAAGAACCCG AACTGTAGCGAGGTGCTTGCGCAAAAGCTTCCTGCATCGAGAAACAAGAAGCAAAACAAACGCAATGAACTTGATAGAGGCCCTAAAAGGGAAAACCAAGAGTGAGAGTGCAAGAATATTCTATGAAATTCTG GTGTTGAAGACTGGAGGTTGTATAGATGTGGAGCAAAGTGCACCTTTTGATGACATTCTCGTGGTGGAAACCCCCAAGTTGCAGCAGTTATGTGAAGAAAGTACCAGTTAG
- the LOC127804670 gene encoding uncharacterized protein LOC127804670, producing the protein MADYHFVYKDVEGASTQWDDIQRKLGNLPAKPPAFKPPAFTPAEDHDSVPKDKDWIDSKTEDQLEDLEDDPDLDDDRFLHEYRKKRLAEMREAAKVRRYGSVIPISGSDFVREVSQAPPDVWVVVILFKDGYPECGILLQCLEELATRYPATKFVKIISTDCIPNYPDRNLPTLLVYNNGAVKANYVGLHSFGRRCTPEGVAFVLCQSDPVLNDGQAGSEPSRKAVLDGVRQRLIEKVVKDHEDDEDDGSSSD; encoded by the exons ATGGCGGATTATCACTTCGTGTACAAGGACGTGGAAGGAGCGTCAACGCAGTGGGACGATATTCAGAGAAAACTAGGGAACCTCCCGGCGAAACCTCCTGCATTCAAGCCTCCTGCCTTCACTCCAGCCGAAGACCATGATTCCGTTCCTAAAGACAAAGATTGGATCGACAGTAAGACCGAGGATCAGCTCGAAGATCTCGAAGATGACCCTGATCTCGACGACGATCGCTTCCTTCATGAATACCG GAAGAAGAGGTTGGCGGAGATGAGAGAAGCAGCTAAGGTTCGGAGATACGGATCAGTGATTCCAATTTCGGGATCAGATTTTGTGCGTGAGGTTTCTCAAGCTCCGCCAGATGTTTGGGTCGTAGTGATTTTGTTCAAGGATGG GTACCCAGAATGTGGGATTCTTCTGCAGTGTTTGGaagaattggcaacaagatatCCTGCAACCAAATTTGTTAAGATAATATCTACTGATTGCATTCCTAACTACCCTGATCGCAATCTTCCAACTCTTTTGGTGTACAATAATGGTGCTGTTAAGGCAAATTACGTGGGTTTACATTCTTTTGGCCGGAGGTGTACTCCTGAAG GTGTTGCGTTTGTTCTCTGTCAATCTGATCCCGTCCTAAATGATGGACAAGCTGGAAGCGAGCCATCAAGAAAAGCTGTCTTAGATGGAGTTCGGCAGAGGCTTATAGAGAAGGTTGTGAAAGACCATGAAGATGACGAAGACGATGGATCATCGAGTgattag
- the LOC127803035 gene encoding sister chromatid cohesion 1 protein 2-like isoform X2, with protein sequence MKLFSQRELSGKGCLGTVWVAGHCFKRVKRDQIARINIPSCVDKILLDEVFVLTYRVLGYLLLGIVRMYAENIDSLLRDCERLMAKINNFVGGEKVNVHVEPIQVPLFSVTRPERFELDAFDLQITEDGNGVHDRPHEDLTLTDSWGNDGTVHSSFNKDHFDEDASHLEACSYSYTPVKDVLSPHFMWSGMTASASYNLRNSGESVEKLRGNNFFLEDRLDPMSPAGIDEELDLFRTLGEKDQTGEQIKFPGTNDINGAKEEPSCPVRSMDEEQSIITHSVKLPEIVSTGSKKCRIIRDESPASMATDVRCPYTSGATTEKFMVAQTPAVKERIGGSRKRKCLFDDDIVILPNKVIRKSIDDARDLIRKRKKVPLTALHAWKSYQINNLPQTFSEPLISGTSSELRSLFNGQKLNRPQTDIAPSTPVTLSTSVTVVEVPEDSDSDKVSHASSSDISEEEFPINYQEFDISPEVVPYEEDYLGMKESSLRRTRTVARCLRKSFLHRETRSKTNAMNLIEALKGKTKSESARIFYEILVLKTGGCIDVEQSAPFDDILVVETPKLQQLCEESTS encoded by the exons ATGAAGCTATTCTCTCAGCGCGAGCTCTCTGGAAAGGGGTGTTTAGGCACCGTTTGGGTCGCCGGGCATTGTTTTAAAAGAGTGAAGAGAGATCAAATCGCTCGGATTAACATCCCTTCTTGTGTCG aTAAGATATTGCTAGATGAAGTCTTTGTTCTCACATATAGAGTACTAGGCTATCTTCTCCTAGGAATTGTAAGGATGTATGCGGAGAATATTGACTCTCTATTGCGTGACTGCGAACGTTTGATGGCTAAGATCAACAATTTTGTGGGAGGCGAAAAAGTTAATGTGCATGTTGAACCTATCCAAGTTCCTCTGTTCTCTGTCACCCGACCAGAGAGGTTTGAACTGGATGCTTTTGATCTTCAGATCACAGAAGATGGAAATGG TGTCCATGACAGACCTCATGAAGATCTTACTCTCACAG ATTCATGGGGAAATGATGGCACTGTTCATTCTTCATTTAACAAG GATCATTTTGATGAAGATGCTTCACATCTGGAGGCTTGCTCTTACAGTTACACTCCAGTTAAAGA TGTGCTTTCACCTCATTTCATGTGGAGTGGTATGACGGCAAGTGCATcatataatttaagaaattcaGGAGAAAGTGTAGAGAAACTTCGTGGAAATAACTTTTTCCTGGAAGACCGTCTCGATCCTATGTCACCTGCTGGGATTGATGAAGAACTAGATCTCTTTAGAACACTTGGTGAGAAGGATCAGACTGGAGAGCAGATAAAGTTTCCAGGCACCAACGACATTAATGGGGCCAAGGAAGAACCTTCTTGCCCTGTTAGATCGATGGATGAAGAGCAATCCATAATAACTCATTCCGTAAAGCTTCCAGAAATAGTATCAACAGGAAGTAAAAAGTGTCGGATTATTAGAGATGAAAGCCCAGCATCCATGGCCACTGATGTAAGGTGCCCATATACTTCAG GTGCTACTACAGAGAAATTTATGGTTGCTCAAACTCCAGCTGTTAAGGAGCGCATTGGGGGTTCAAGGAAGAGGAAATGTTTGTTTGACGACGACATTGTCATCTTGCCTAACAA GGTAATCCGGAAAAGCATTGATGATGCGAGAGACTTGATTCGTAAACGAAAGAAAGTTCCTCTTACTGCTCTCCATGCGTGGAAATCCTATCAAATCAACAATCTTCCTCAGACATTTTCGGAGCCTTTGATTTCCG GTACTTCATCAGAACTCAGGTCTCTATTTAATGGGCAGAAATTAAACAGACCTCAGACAGACATTGCTCCTTCAACACCAGTCACCCTCTCAACTTCCGTGACAGTTGTTGAGGTTCCTGAAGATAGTGACTCAGATAAAGTGAGCCATGCAAGCTCATCGGATATCTCGGAGGAAGAATTCCCAATTAATTATCAAGAGTTCGATATCAGCCCA GAGGTAGTTCCGTATGAAGAAGATTACTTGGGAATGA AAGAAAGCTCGCTTAGAAGAACCCG AACTGTAGCGAGGTGCTTGCGCAAAAGCTTCCTGCATCGAGAAACAAGAAGCAAAACAAACGCAATGAACTTGATAGAGGCCCTAAAAGGGAAAACCAAGAGTGAGAGTGCAAGAATATTCTATGAAATTCTG GTGTTGAAGACTGGAGGTTGTATAGATGTGGAGCAAAGTGCACCTTTTGATGACATTCTCGTGGTGGAAACCCCCAAGTTGCAGCAGTTATGTGAAGAAAGTACCAGTTAG
- the LOC127803035 gene encoding sister chromatid cohesion 1 protein 2-like isoform X1, whose product MKLFSQRELSGKGCLGTVWVAGHCFKRVKRDQIARINIPSCVDKILLDEVFVLTYRVLGYLLLGIVRMYAENIDSLLRDCERLMAKINNFVGGEKVNVHVEPIQVPLFSVTRPERFELDAFDLQITEDGNGVHDRPHEDLTLTDSWGNDGTVHSSFNKDHFDEDASHLEACSYSYTPVKDVLSPHFMWSGMTASASYNLRNSGESVEKLRGNNFFLEDRLDPMSPAGIDEELDLFRTLGEKDQTGEQIKFPGTNDINGAKEEPSCPVRSMDEEQSIITHSVKLPEIVSTGSKKCRIIRDESPASMATDVRCPYTSGATTEKFMVAQTPAVKERIGGSRKRKCLFDDDIVILPNKVIRKSIDDARDLIRKRKKVPLTALHAWKSYQINNLPQTFSEPLISGTSSELRSLFNGQKLNRPQTDIAPSTPVTLSTSVTVVEVPEDSDSDKVSHASSSDISEEEFPINYQEFDISPVSKEVVPYEEDYLGMKESSLRRTRTVARCLRKSFLHRETRSKTNAMNLIEALKGKTKSESARIFYEILVLKTGGCIDVEQSAPFDDILVVETPKLQQLCEESTS is encoded by the exons ATGAAGCTATTCTCTCAGCGCGAGCTCTCTGGAAAGGGGTGTTTAGGCACCGTTTGGGTCGCCGGGCATTGTTTTAAAAGAGTGAAGAGAGATCAAATCGCTCGGATTAACATCCCTTCTTGTGTCG aTAAGATATTGCTAGATGAAGTCTTTGTTCTCACATATAGAGTACTAGGCTATCTTCTCCTAGGAATTGTAAGGATGTATGCGGAGAATATTGACTCTCTATTGCGTGACTGCGAACGTTTGATGGCTAAGATCAACAATTTTGTGGGAGGCGAAAAAGTTAATGTGCATGTTGAACCTATCCAAGTTCCTCTGTTCTCTGTCACCCGACCAGAGAGGTTTGAACTGGATGCTTTTGATCTTCAGATCACAGAAGATGGAAATGG TGTCCATGACAGACCTCATGAAGATCTTACTCTCACAG ATTCATGGGGAAATGATGGCACTGTTCATTCTTCATTTAACAAG GATCATTTTGATGAAGATGCTTCACATCTGGAGGCTTGCTCTTACAGTTACACTCCAGTTAAAGA TGTGCTTTCACCTCATTTCATGTGGAGTGGTATGACGGCAAGTGCATcatataatttaagaaattcaGGAGAAAGTGTAGAGAAACTTCGTGGAAATAACTTTTTCCTGGAAGACCGTCTCGATCCTATGTCACCTGCTGGGATTGATGAAGAACTAGATCTCTTTAGAACACTTGGTGAGAAGGATCAGACTGGAGAGCAGATAAAGTTTCCAGGCACCAACGACATTAATGGGGCCAAGGAAGAACCTTCTTGCCCTGTTAGATCGATGGATGAAGAGCAATCCATAATAACTCATTCCGTAAAGCTTCCAGAAATAGTATCAACAGGAAGTAAAAAGTGTCGGATTATTAGAGATGAAAGCCCAGCATCCATGGCCACTGATGTAAGGTGCCCATATACTTCAG GTGCTACTACAGAGAAATTTATGGTTGCTCAAACTCCAGCTGTTAAGGAGCGCATTGGGGGTTCAAGGAAGAGGAAATGTTTGTTTGACGACGACATTGTCATCTTGCCTAACAA GGTAATCCGGAAAAGCATTGATGATGCGAGAGACTTGATTCGTAAACGAAAGAAAGTTCCTCTTACTGCTCTCCATGCGTGGAAATCCTATCAAATCAACAATCTTCCTCAGACATTTTCGGAGCCTTTGATTTCCG GTACTTCATCAGAACTCAGGTCTCTATTTAATGGGCAGAAATTAAACAGACCTCAGACAGACATTGCTCCTTCAACACCAGTCACCCTCTCAACTTCCGTGACAGTTGTTGAGGTTCCTGAAGATAGTGACTCAGATAAAGTGAGCCATGCAAGCTCATCGGATATCTCGGAGGAAGAATTCCCAATTAATTATCAAGAGTTCGATATCAGCCCAGTAAGTAAG GAGGTAGTTCCGTATGAAGAAGATTACTTGGGAATGA AAGAAAGCTCGCTTAGAAGAACCCG AACTGTAGCGAGGTGCTTGCGCAAAAGCTTCCTGCATCGAGAAACAAGAAGCAAAACAAACGCAATGAACTTGATAGAGGCCCTAAAAGGGAAAACCAAGAGTGAGAGTGCAAGAATATTCTATGAAATTCTG GTGTTGAAGACTGGAGGTTGTATAGATGTGGAGCAAAGTGCACCTTTTGATGACATTCTCGTGGTGGAAACCCCCAAGTTGCAGCAGTTATGTGAAGAAAGTACCAGTTAG
- the LOC127803035 gene encoding sister chromatid cohesion 1 protein 2-like isoform X4, with translation MYAENIDSLLRDCERLMAKINNFVGGEKVNVHVEPIQVPLFSVTRPERFELDAFDLQITEDGNGVHDRPHEDLTLTDSWGNDGTVHSSFNKDHFDEDASHLEACSYSYTPVKDVLSPHFMWSGMTASASYNLRNSGESVEKLRGNNFFLEDRLDPMSPAGIDEELDLFRTLGEKDQTGEQIKFPGTNDINGAKEEPSCPVRSMDEEQSIITHSVKLPEIVSTGSKKCRIIRDESPASMATDVRCPYTSGATTEKFMVAQTPAVKERIGGSRKRKCLFDDDIVILPNKVIRKSIDDARDLIRKRKKVPLTALHAWKSYQINNLPQTFSEPLISGTSSELRSLFNGQKLNRPQTDIAPSTPVTLSTSVTVVEVPEDSDSDKVSHASSSDISEEEFPINYQEFDISPVSKEVVPYEEDYLGMKESSLRRTRTVARCLRKSFLHRETRSKTNAMNLIEALKGKTKSESARIFYEILVLKTGGCIDVEQSAPFDDILVVETPKLQQLCEESTS, from the exons ATGTATGCGGAGAATATTGACTCTCTATTGCGTGACTGCGAACGTTTGATGGCTAAGATCAACAATTTTGTGGGAGGCGAAAAAGTTAATGTGCATGTTGAACCTATCCAAGTTCCTCTGTTCTCTGTCACCCGACCAGAGAGGTTTGAACTGGATGCTTTTGATCTTCAGATCACAGAAGATGGAAATGG TGTCCATGACAGACCTCATGAAGATCTTACTCTCACAG ATTCATGGGGAAATGATGGCACTGTTCATTCTTCATTTAACAAG GATCATTTTGATGAAGATGCTTCACATCTGGAGGCTTGCTCTTACAGTTACACTCCAGTTAAAGA TGTGCTTTCACCTCATTTCATGTGGAGTGGTATGACGGCAAGTGCATcatataatttaagaaattcaGGAGAAAGTGTAGAGAAACTTCGTGGAAATAACTTTTTCCTGGAAGACCGTCTCGATCCTATGTCACCTGCTGGGATTGATGAAGAACTAGATCTCTTTAGAACACTTGGTGAGAAGGATCAGACTGGAGAGCAGATAAAGTTTCCAGGCACCAACGACATTAATGGGGCCAAGGAAGAACCTTCTTGCCCTGTTAGATCGATGGATGAAGAGCAATCCATAATAACTCATTCCGTAAAGCTTCCAGAAATAGTATCAACAGGAAGTAAAAAGTGTCGGATTATTAGAGATGAAAGCCCAGCATCCATGGCCACTGATGTAAGGTGCCCATATACTTCAG GTGCTACTACAGAGAAATTTATGGTTGCTCAAACTCCAGCTGTTAAGGAGCGCATTGGGGGTTCAAGGAAGAGGAAATGTTTGTTTGACGACGACATTGTCATCTTGCCTAACAA GGTAATCCGGAAAAGCATTGATGATGCGAGAGACTTGATTCGTAAACGAAAGAAAGTTCCTCTTACTGCTCTCCATGCGTGGAAATCCTATCAAATCAACAATCTTCCTCAGACATTTTCGGAGCCTTTGATTTCCG GTACTTCATCAGAACTCAGGTCTCTATTTAATGGGCAGAAATTAAACAGACCTCAGACAGACATTGCTCCTTCAACACCAGTCACCCTCTCAACTTCCGTGACAGTTGTTGAGGTTCCTGAAGATAGTGACTCAGATAAAGTGAGCCATGCAAGCTCATCGGATATCTCGGAGGAAGAATTCCCAATTAATTATCAAGAGTTCGATATCAGCCCAGTAAGTAAG GAGGTAGTTCCGTATGAAGAAGATTACTTGGGAATGA AAGAAAGCTCGCTTAGAAGAACCCG AACTGTAGCGAGGTGCTTGCGCAAAAGCTTCCTGCATCGAGAAACAAGAAGCAAAACAAACGCAATGAACTTGATAGAGGCCCTAAAAGGGAAAACCAAGAGTGAGAGTGCAAGAATATTCTATGAAATTCTG GTGTTGAAGACTGGAGGTTGTATAGATGTGGAGCAAAGTGCACCTTTTGATGACATTCTCGTGGTGGAAACCCCCAAGTTGCAGCAGTTATGTGAAGAAAGTACCAGTTAG